The Glycine soja cultivar W05 chromosome 3, ASM419377v2, whole genome shotgun sequence genome window below encodes:
- the LOC114406934 gene encoding protein CUP-SHAPED COTYLEDON 3-like — translation MGLRDIGASLPPGFRFYPSDEELVCHYLYKKIANEEVLKGTLVEIDLHICEPWQLPEVAKLNANEWYFFSFRDRKYATGFRTNRATTSGYWKATGKDRKVEDPATQEVVGMRKTLVFYRNRAPNGIKTGWIMHEFRLETPHMPPKEDWVLCRVFHKSKEDDNSSKLLQYETTPSSLTLLASSSPTNQAMPHGVGYNNRLATSFSNSFMPTHQYHHHFNPTQNANSLMDLLHFSRETNTNNTGFLTQIGAKGDDEYGFLWDMDLEENSLDDGVASNLDAIRFEVDNNNTNNNNMVLL, via the exons ATGGGTCTGAGAGACATTGGTGCTTCACTGCCTCCTGGGTTTCGGTTTTATCCGAGTGATGAGGAATTGGTCTGCCATTACCTCTACAAAAAGATCGCAAATGAGGAAGTTCTGAAGGGTACCTTGGTCGAAATTGACCTCCACATATGCGAACCTTGGCAACTTCCTG AGGTGGCTAAGCTCAATGCGAATGAGTGGTACTTCTTCAGTTTCCGGGACCGCAAATATGCTACTGGGTTTCGGACCAACCGGGCAACTACATCAGGGTATTGGAAAGCTACGGGGAAGGATCGTAAGGTGGAGGATCCAGCCACGCAAGAGGTTGTAGGGATGAGGAAAACACTGGTGTTCTACAGGAACAGAGCTCCAAATGGCATCAAAACGGGATGGATCATGCATGAGTTCCGCTTGGAGACCCCACATATGCCTCCAAAG GAGGACTGGGTGTTGTGTAGAGTCTTCCACAAAAGCAAAGAAGATGACAACAGTTCCAAACTCCTACAGTATGAGACGACACCATCATCCCTAACTTTGTTGGCTTCGTCATCTCCCACCAACCAAGCCATGCCTCATGGTGTTGGGTATAATAACCGACTTGCCACCTCTTTCTCTAATTCATTCATGCCAACCCACCAATATCATCATCACTTCAACCCTACCCAAAACGCTAATTCTTTGATGGATCTCCTTCACTTCTCTCGCGAAACCAACACCAACAATACTGGCTTTCTTACTCAAATTGGTGCCAAAGGTGATGACGAATATGGTTTCTTATGGGACATGGATCTAGAAGAAAATAGCCTAGATGATGGCGTGGCTTCAAACTTGGACGCAATAAGATTCGaggttgataataataatactaataacaaCAATATGGTATTGCTATAA